Proteins co-encoded in one Haloarcula pelagica genomic window:
- a CDS encoding phosphotransferase family protein, protein MSDSIERALQRALPDQTVETISPQTTRPGNETAFVTFADSDPVYVKTVTGSPRRLRREIAAVRYAGAHCPVGTPAVVAADSAGDPPYLVTEPLPGTLFNDRWTGDGDREQSLHRLGAVVADVNRATFDSPGVVTGGDADGLELHSGTWTETLCRTIEARADDWFPQRFADLPERLVETVRAVDPVLEGPPTLVHGDPSRINLHLDPTGLLDWERALVGDPAFGLVDAMFHHTGQPDVSEAEQQSFDDALLSGYRDQAGGLPPGFERYEPLYRAVSYLLVPQAFDDWSDDAEAPADELAADVRSEFDTRLAAARETATADPSGS, encoded by the coding sequence ATGAGCGACTCCATCGAACGCGCCCTCCAGCGCGCCCTCCCCGACCAGACCGTCGAGACGATCAGCCCACAGACGACCCGTCCGGGCAACGAGACGGCGTTCGTGACGTTCGCCGACAGCGACCCCGTCTACGTGAAGACTGTGACGGGATCGCCGAGACGACTCCGACGCGAGATCGCGGCGGTCCGCTACGCGGGGGCTCACTGTCCGGTCGGGACGCCGGCGGTGGTGGCCGCCGACTCCGCGGGTGACCCGCCGTATCTGGTCACCGAACCGCTGCCCGGGACGCTGTTCAACGACAGGTGGACCGGGGACGGCGACCGGGAGCAGTCACTCCACCGCCTCGGGGCGGTCGTCGCCGATGTCAACCGCGCGACGTTCGACTCGCCGGGCGTCGTCACCGGTGGCGACGCCGACGGGCTGGAGTTGCACTCGGGCACCTGGACCGAGACGCTGTGTCGGACAATCGAGGCGCGAGCGGACGACTGGTTCCCCCAGCGGTTCGCGGACCTGCCCGAACGACTCGTCGAGACTGTCCGCGCGGTCGACCCCGTCCTCGAAGGCCCGCCGACACTCGTCCACGGGGACCCCAGTCGTATCAATCTCCATCTCGACCCCACAGGACTGCTCGACTGGGAGCGTGCCCTCGTCGGCGACCCGGCGTTCGGGCTGGTCGACGCGATGTTCCACCACACCGGTCAGCCCGACGTATCCGAAGCCGAGCAGCAGTCCTTCGACGATGCGCTGCTTTCGGGGTACCGGGACCAGGCCGGGGGACTTCCACCCGGTTTCGAGCGGTATGAACCCCTCTATCGGGCCGTCTCGTATCTTCTCGTCCCGCAGGCGTTCGACGATTGGTCGGACGACGCCGAGGCGCCGGCTGACGAACTGGCTGCCGACGTTCGGTCGGAGTTCGACACGCGACTCGCGGCCGCTCGCGAGACGGCGACGGCGGACCCGTCAGGGTCCTGA
- a CDS encoding CBS domain-containing protein, with translation MDIADIATREFVEVDANKRLGKVRSIFERENPKGIIVTEDGAYAGVITQKQLVQSHVEDNAKAGAMTSSAPKVELTDDVRKVARVLVEGGTKLAPVFEGDSLWGIITEDAILEAVLENLDALTVEQIYTQDVITVSEETNVGQVVNLLRKNGISRLPVLDSDDRLTGMATRHDIVDVVVRDMNKATRGDRSGEIERILDLPVYDVMSSPVATANLDESVRDAVGRMLEHDYAGLVVTPADDDSEVAGIVTKTDVLRALTYTEEEHMDVQITNITLLDTISREDIRQSIQEVADKYQAMQVQHAHVRFHEHKEKLRGTPLIQCQIRLRTNKGQAAGSGEGYGAETAFNVALDKLERNVLELKGVQADEEYRGQLLRKLGEL, from the coding sequence ATGGACATTGCTGACATCGCCACCAGAGAGTTTGTCGAGGTCGACGCCAACAAGCGCCTCGGGAAGGTCCGGTCGATCTTCGAGCGCGAGAACCCGAAAGGCATCATCGTCACCGAGGACGGTGCCTACGCTGGCGTCATCACGCAGAAACAGTTGGTCCAGTCCCACGTCGAGGACAACGCGAAGGCGGGGGCGATGACGAGTTCCGCACCCAAGGTCGAACTGACCGACGACGTGCGGAAGGTCGCCCGCGTGCTCGTCGAGGGCGGGACGAAACTCGCCCCGGTCTTCGAGGGCGACTCCCTGTGGGGGATCATCACCGAGGACGCGATCCTCGAAGCGGTGCTGGAGAACCTCGACGCCCTGACCGTCGAGCAGATCTACACCCAGGATGTCATCACGGTGTCGGAAGAGACCAACGTCGGGCAGGTCGTCAATCTCCTCCGGAAGAACGGGATCTCCCGGCTTCCGGTGCTCGACAGCGACGACCGGTTGACCGGAATGGCGACCCGCCACGACATCGTCGACGTGGTCGTCCGGGACATGAACAAGGCGACCAGGGGCGACCGCTCGGGCGAGATCGAGCGGATCCTCGACCTCCCGGTGTACGACGTGATGTCCAGCCCGGTCGCGACCGCCAATCTCGACGAGTCCGTCCGGGACGCCGTCGGCCGGATGCTGGAACACGACTACGCCGGCCTCGTCGTCACGCCGGCCGACGACGACAGCGAGGTCGCCGGCATCGTCACCAAGACGGATGTCCTCCGGGCGCTGACCTACACCGAGGAAGAGCATATGGACGTACAGATCACCAACATCACCCTCCTGGACACGATCAGCCGCGAGGACATCCGACAGTCCATCCAGGAAGTCGCGGACAAGTACCAGGCGATGCAGGTCCAGCACGCCCACGTGCGCTTCCACGAACACAAGGAGAAGCTCCGCGGGACCCCGCTCATCCAGTGTCAGATCCGCCTCCGGACCAACAAGGGCCAGGCCGCCGGCTCCGGTGAGGGGTACGGCGCCGAGACGGCGTTCAACGTCGCGCTCGACAAGCTCGAACGGAACGTCCTCGAACTCAAGGGCGTTCAAGCCGACGAGGAGTACCGCGGGCAGCTACTTCGGAAGCTCGGCGAGTTGTAA
- a CDS encoding lycopene cyclase domain-containing protein, translating to MLPDIGVFGPYTYLVTEVLWGGVALGLLWRAGALRKAARTIVVLYPIAYVWDWYTLTVGVFEIRLRTGIDLLGIPVEEHIFMIVVPALVIGLHETIHHRNDRDI from the coding sequence ATGCTTCCCGACATCGGGGTCTTTGGCCCCTACACCTACCTCGTCACGGAGGTGCTGTGGGGCGGTGTCGCGCTGGGTCTGCTGTGGCGGGCCGGGGCACTCCGGAAGGCGGCCCGGACCATCGTCGTCCTGTACCCGATCGCATACGTCTGGGACTGGTACACACTGACCGTCGGCGTGTTCGAGATCCGCCTCCGGACGGGCATCGACCTCCTGGGTATCCCCGTCGAAGAACACATCTTCATGATCGTCGTGCCGGCGCTTGTCATCGGTCTCCACGAGACGATCCACCACCGGAACGATCGTGATATATAA
- a CDS encoding HTH domain-containing protein codes for MTQDAPAPHIELYVRSMLPDGAHERQEAVLDRLDRLDREDEIEGFNVVVWGKQIAPESAAANTEEGKYILNRVAEFKQWALSNNVSLESFYQSGEVESEVTDEAYDAMVLPVMGLAEYRDGELSHVAPCTEGDVVHTIMDRLEAIEDGRESAVSRDAADVSIV; via the coding sequence ATGACTCAGGACGCTCCCGCACCCCATATCGAACTGTACGTCCGATCGATGCTCCCCGACGGCGCCCACGAACGACAGGAAGCCGTGCTCGACCGCCTCGACCGCCTCGACCGCGAGGACGAGATCGAAGGCTTCAACGTCGTCGTCTGGGGCAAGCAGATCGCTCCGGAGTCGGCCGCCGCCAACACCGAAGAAGGCAAGTACATCCTGAACCGCGTCGCGGAGTTCAAACAGTGGGCCCTCTCGAACAACGTCTCCCTGGAGTCGTTCTATCAGTCCGGCGAGGTCGAGTCCGAAGTCACCGACGAAGCCTACGACGCGATGGTGCTCCCGGTCATGGGCCTTGCCGAGTACCGCGACGGCGAACTCTCACACGTCGCCCCCTGTACCGAGGGCGACGTAGTCCACACGATCATGGACCGCCTCGAAGCCATCGAGGACGGCCGCGAGAGTGCCGTCAGCCGCGACGCCGCCGACGTGAGCATCGTCTGA
- the trpD gene encoding anthranilate phosphoribosyltransferase, producing the protein MQEYIERVTDGEDLTQDEAREVAALVFEEATEAQIGALLTALRAKGETEAEIAGFAQGMRDAARTIEPQQETLVDTCGTGGDDYDTINVSTTSAIVAAGAGVPIAKHGNYSVSSSSGSADVLEVAGVDVEAEPPAVEDAIEEEGIGFMLAPVFHPAMKAVIGPRKELGMRTVFNILGPLTNPAGADAQVLGVYDPELVPIVAEALARMEVERALVVHGAGLDEIGIHGETTVAEVTGDRIEEYTIVPEDIGLETADIEAVSGGTPEENAEDLRGIVEGTVDGAKRDIILANAGAAIYVAGVADTHSEGVELAREAIDSGDAAAKLEDLVGV; encoded by the coding sequence ATGCAGGAGTACATCGAACGCGTCACGGACGGCGAAGACTTGACACAGGACGAGGCCCGCGAGGTCGCTGCGCTCGTCTTCGAAGAAGCGACGGAAGCACAGATCGGTGCGCTCCTGACCGCGCTCCGGGCAAAAGGCGAGACGGAGGCCGAGATCGCCGGCTTCGCGCAGGGGATGCGCGACGCCGCACGCACGATCGAGCCACAGCAGGAGACGCTCGTCGACACCTGTGGGACGGGCGGCGACGACTACGACACGATCAACGTCTCGACGACGAGCGCGATCGTGGCGGCGGGCGCCGGCGTCCCGATCGCCAAGCACGGGAACTACTCCGTGTCCTCGTCGTCGGGGAGTGCCGACGTGCTGGAGGTCGCCGGCGTGGACGTGGAGGCCGAACCCCCGGCCGTCGAGGACGCCATCGAGGAGGAGGGGATCGGGTTCATGCTCGCCCCCGTCTTCCACCCGGCGATGAAGGCCGTCATCGGCCCGCGCAAGGAACTGGGGATGCGGACCGTCTTCAACATCCTCGGGCCGCTGACCAACCCGGCCGGGGCGGACGCACAGGTGCTGGGCGTCTACGATCCAGAACTCGTTCCGATCGTCGCCGAGGCGCTGGCCCGGATGGAAGTCGAGCGGGCACTGGTCGTCCACGGGGCCGGCCTGGACGAGATCGGCATCCACGGCGAGACGACGGTCGCGGAGGTCACCGGCGACCGGATCGAGGAGTACACCATCGTCCCCGAGGACATCGGCCTGGAGACCGCCGACATCGAGGCCGTCTCCGGCGGGACGCCCGAGGAGAACGCCGAGGACCTCCGAGGGATCGTCGAGGGGACCGTCGACGGCGCCAAACGTGACATCATCCTCGCGAACGCCGGCGCGGCCATCTACGTCGCCGGCGTCGCCGACACCCACAGCGAGGGAGTCGAACTGGCCCGGGAGGCCATCGACTCGGGCGACGCCGCGGCGAAGCTGGAGGATCTGGTCGGGGTATGA
- a CDS encoding phosphoribosylanthranilate isomerase, producing the protein MTRVKICGVTSAEDRDAVVAAGADAVGVIHGVPVDTPREVGEETAKHLVDGVPPFVTSVLVTMPTTVQAAVRRVDAIEPGAVQIHDGLSPAELGALRRRVSQQVVAVVDAAADDLAEYASRADAVLVDSVDADGAGGTGETHDWERTRELVGSLDVPVVLAGGLTPDNVGQAVETVRPFAVDVASGVEASGGVKDHDAVERFVAEATSAEVPA; encoded by the coding sequence ATGACGCGGGTCAAGATCTGTGGTGTGACATCCGCCGAGGACCGCGACGCCGTCGTCGCGGCCGGAGCCGACGCCGTCGGTGTCATCCACGGCGTCCCCGTCGACACCCCGCGGGAAGTCGGCGAGGAGACCGCCAAGCACCTCGTCGACGGCGTCCCGCCGTTCGTGACGAGCGTCCTCGTGACGATGCCGACGACGGTCCAGGCGGCCGTCCGTCGCGTCGACGCGATCGAACCCGGTGCGGTCCAGATCCACGACGGCCTCTCGCCGGCGGAACTGGGCGCACTGCGCAGACGCGTCTCCCAGCAGGTCGTCGCGGTCGTCGACGCCGCGGCCGACGATCTGGCCGAGTACGCCAGTCGCGCCGACGCGGTACTGGTCGACTCCGTCGACGCGGACGGGGCCGGCGGCACCGGCGAGACGCACGACTGGGAGCGGACCCGTGAACTGGTCGGCTCGCTCGACGTTCCGGTGGTACTCGCAGGCGGATTGACACCCGACAACGTCGGGCAGGCCGTCGAGACCGTCCGTCCCTTCGCCGTCGATGTCGCGAGCGGCGTCGAAGCGAGCGGAGGCGTCAAAGACCACGACGCCGTCGAACGGTTCGTCGCCGAGGCAACGAGCGCGGAGGTGCCGGCGTGA
- the trpE gene encoding anthranilate synthase component I, translating into MTLDRSREQFVADAEADRPVVVRAAAELDVAVEPLTAYAALTGRTTDVDAGAYTFLLESAEKVASSDPDGAFAPETDDRHARFSFVGYDPRAVVTVTGADSEVEVFDDRYADLVTTDGGDVVDDLRAAMPDVELRGFPETDRQRLDGGLVGFLAYDAVYDLWLDEVGLERPDSRFPDAQFVLTTATVRFDHVEERVELVFTPVVRADEDAGARYDELVAEAERVESVLSDLDPLTTGGFTQVDEVAGPQDDYEDAVERAKEYVLSGDIYQGVVSRTRELYGDVDPLGLYESLRAVNPSPYMYLLGYDDLSIVGASPETLVSVAGDRVVSNPIAGTCPRGNSPVEDRRLAGEMLADDKERAEHTMLVDLARNDVRRVSEPGSVRVDEFMNVLKYSHVQHIESTVTGTLDDTADAFDAARATFPAGTLSGAPKIRAMEIIDELERSPRGPYGGGVGYFDWGGDTDFAIVIRSATVETDAPLPATDGTADRVTVQAGAGIVADSDPTSEYEETEQKMDGVLVALDEIRTEVAPEGGR; encoded by the coding sequence GTGACGCTGGACCGCTCGCGCGAGCAGTTCGTCGCCGACGCGGAAGCCGACCGTCCGGTCGTCGTCCGCGCCGCCGCGGAACTGGACGTTGCCGTCGAACCGCTGACGGCCTACGCCGCACTGACCGGCCGGACGACCGATGTCGACGCCGGGGCGTACACGTTCCTGCTGGAGAGCGCCGAGAAGGTCGCCTCCAGCGACCCCGACGGCGCGTTCGCCCCGGAGACGGACGACCGCCACGCCCGTTTTTCCTTCGTGGGCTACGACCCGCGAGCCGTCGTCACGGTCACCGGTGCCGACAGCGAGGTCGAGGTCTTCGACGACCGGTACGCCGACCTGGTCACGACCGACGGCGGCGACGTGGTCGACGACCTCCGTGCGGCGATGCCGGATGTCGAACTCCGCGGGTTCCCCGAGACGGACCGCCAGCGCCTCGACGGCGGCCTGGTCGGCTTTCTGGCCTACGACGCGGTGTACGACCTCTGGCTCGACGAGGTCGGGCTGGAGCGGCCCGACTCCCGCTTTCCGGACGCCCAGTTCGTCCTGACGACGGCGACGGTCCGGTTCGACCACGTCGAGGAGCGCGTCGAACTGGTGTTCACGCCGGTCGTCCGCGCGGACGAGGACGCTGGCGCTCGATACGACGAACTCGTCGCCGAGGCCGAGCGCGTCGAGTCGGTCCTCTCGGACCTCGACCCGCTGACTACCGGCGGCTTCACCCAGGTCGACGAGGTGGCCGGCCCACAGGACGACTACGAGGACGCCGTCGAGCGGGCGAAAGAGTACGTCCTCTCGGGGGACATCTATCAGGGCGTCGTCTCCCGGACCCGTGAGCTGTACGGCGACGTGGACCCGCTGGGGCTGTACGAGTCGCTGCGCGCGGTCAACCCCTCGCCGTACATGTATCTGCTCGGGTACGACGACCTGAGCATCGTCGGTGCGAGCCCGGAGACGCTGGTCTCGGTGGCCGGCGACCGTGTCGTCTCGAACCCCATCGCGGGTACCTGCCCCCGGGGGAACTCGCCCGTCGAGGACCGCCGCCTGGCCGGCGAGATGCTCGCCGACGACAAGGAACGGGCCGAACATACGATGCTCGTCGACCTGGCGCGCAACGACGTACGCCGGGTCTCGGAACCGGGCTCGGTCCGGGTCGACGAGTTCATGAACGTCCTGAAGTACAGTCACGTCCAGCACATCGAGTCGACGGTGACCGGGACGCTCGACGACACCGCCGATGCCTTCGACGCCGCGCGGGCGACGTTCCCCGCGGGCACGCTCTCGGGCGCGCCGAAGATCCGTGCCATGGAGATCATCGACGAACTCGAACGCTCCCCACGCGGCCCCTACGGCGGCGGTGTGGGCTACTTCGACTGGGGCGGGGACACCGACTTCGCCATCGTCATCCGCTCGGCGACCGTCGAGACCGACGCGCCGCTGCCCGCCACAGACGGGACCGCCGACCGCGTGACCGTCCAGGCCGGCGCCGGCATCGTCGCCGACTCCGATCCGACCAGCGAGTACGAGGAGACCGAACAGAAGATGGACGGCGTACTGGTCGCGTTGGACGAGATCCGGACCGAAGTGGCTCCGGAGGGGGGCCGATGA
- the trpG gene encoding anthranilate synthase component II has translation MSSSRPTGQDAVPEGMRVLFVDNFDSFTYNLVEYVSEHAETEVVRNTASLDDVTAFDPDAIVLSPGPGHPENDRDVGVTMDVLREISPDVPTLGVCLGLESAVYAYGGSVGRAPDPIHGKASPIDHDGKGVFRGLEQGFQGGRYHSLIAESVPEAFAVSATTTEATGDGPTDLVMGVRHREYPIEAVQFHPESVLTAVGHDIIRNFLRSAED, from the coding sequence ATGAGTTCGTCACGGCCGACCGGCCAGGACGCGGTCCCCGAAGGGATGCGCGTGCTGTTCGTCGACAACTTCGACTCCTTTACCTACAACCTCGTCGAGTACGTCTCCGAACACGCCGAGACCGAGGTGGTCCGCAACACGGCCTCACTGGACGACGTAACGGCGTTCGATCCGGACGCGATCGTCCTCTCGCCGGGACCGGGCCACCCCGAGAACGACCGGGATGTCGGCGTGACGATGGACGTGCTTCGGGAGATCAGCCCCGACGTGCCGACGCTTGGCGTCTGTCTCGGCCTGGAGTCGGCGGTGTACGCCTACGGGGGAAGCGTCGGCCGTGCTCCCGATCCGATCCACGGCAAGGCCTCGCCGATCGATCACGACGGGAAAGGCGTCTTCCGCGGCCTCGAACAGGGGTTTCAGGGCGGGCGCTACCACTCGCTGATCGCCGAGTCGGTCCCCGAAGCGTTCGCCGTCTCGGCCACCACGACCGAGGCGACCGGCGACGGGCCGACCGACCTCGTGATGGGTGTCCGCCACCGCGAGTACCCGATCGAAGCGGTCCAGTTCCACCCCGAATCGGTCCTGACCGCGGTGGGCCACGACATCATCCGGAACTTCCTGCGCTCGGCCGAGGACTGA
- a CDS encoding adenosylcobalamin-dependent ribonucleoside-diphosphate reductase yields MSDADLSADEISLPIKRTEGDTLADRLTDNAYHNILPARYLRKDADGDLVEQQEDLFERVAKNIALAEAVFEARKQDIDVTVTPDQLKPDHPRRDELAEEVFGKGTSVDDDTETELSEYNVNKFAYDTVVPDLPEPVREHVEETAAEFQDSMERLSFMPNSPTLMNAGDELQQLSACFVDSPEDDIDDIHQTAKEAAQVFQSGGGMGYAFWRLRPYGDQVGSTGGIASGPITFMRTYDQMCETIAQGGARRGAQMGVMRVSHPDVIQFIHAKNKDVSLAHTLRLNDPDDFTHNSFADALEEARDLIDEDGKVPKHLRNAVEGHLSNFNISVGITDAFMDALKAGEEFTFTNPRTDEPHVATEQTEELYEMFDLGEYVEAGEILSVPADKLWERIVEGAHENGEPGVIYLERVNKQHSFDVDEHPDHRILATNPCGEQPLEEYEACNLGHINLSTLAAEDAPDWRVWEAAHADEYDTEAEAVEAFLEDAIDWAEFDRRIEMGTRFLENVVTMSDFPVDEIERKVREMRKIGLGIMGLAQLYIQLGMRYGSETSNEVASQLMTHINHHSKRTSHELAEDRGSFEEWDSSKFADPTEYAEWFEHHTGEDAEEWAEGYPIRNHNTTTIAPTGTTSMIGNTTGGCEPIYNVAYYKNVSGDVQGDEMLVEFDDYFLRALEENDLDVEAVKQEAQEQMATNEFDGIDGLSTVPDAIGELFVTTGDLPAKGHAGIQVACQQGVDSAISKTVNAPNDSTVADAAEVFEYIYDHGGKGVTYYRDGTRSKQVLTTRAQNTEFADMDAEEIVAQIEEVFGGIEGFLDDEAVQAAIDDSVESLLETADGEGEFAKKRSRPDVLHGVTQRIDTGYGKLYVNINEDPEAERPFELFANIGNSGGFTASFTEALAKTISTALRSGVDPREIADELQGIRSPKVAWDKGEQIQSIPDAIGTALRRYLDGEVDKAYPQQATLEETAEDEDDPEQPTADAATETDGGPGATATQPTADAGASGDQQEIIDAGESPECPECSSLSLYYSEGCKTCESCGWSEC; encoded by the coding sequence ATGAGCGACGCCGACCTCTCCGCCGACGAGATTTCGCTGCCGATCAAGCGCACCGAGGGAGACACGCTCGCCGATCGGCTCACCGACAACGCCTATCACAACATCCTGCCGGCTCGCTATCTCCGGAAGGACGCCGACGGCGACCTCGTCGAGCAACAGGAGGACCTGTTCGAACGGGTCGCCAAGAACATCGCACTGGCCGAGGCGGTGTTCGAGGCCCGCAAGCAAGACATCGACGTGACGGTGACGCCGGACCAGCTCAAGCCCGACCACCCCCGTCGCGACGAGCTCGCCGAAGAGGTCTTCGGGAAAGGGACGAGCGTCGACGACGACACGGAAACCGAACTCTCCGAATACAACGTCAACAAGTTCGCCTACGACACCGTCGTCCCGGACCTCCCCGAGCCGGTCCGCGAACACGTCGAGGAGACGGCCGCGGAGTTCCAGGACTCGATGGAACGGCTCTCCTTTATGCCGAATTCGCCGACGCTGATGAACGCCGGCGACGAACTCCAGCAGCTCTCTGCCTGTTTCGTCGACTCGCCCGAAGACGATATCGACGACATCCACCAGACGGCCAAGGAGGCCGCCCAGGTGTTCCAGTCCGGTGGCGGGATGGGCTATGCGTTCTGGCGCCTGCGCCCGTACGGCGACCAGGTCGGCTCGACGGGCGGGATCGCCTCCGGCCCGATCACGTTCATGCGGACCTACGACCAGATGTGTGAGACCATCGCCCAGGGTGGCGCCCGCCGCGGCGCCCAGATGGGCGTCATGCGCGTCTCACACCCCGATGTCATCCAGTTCATCCACGCCAAGAACAAGGACGTTTCACTCGCACACACCCTGCGGCTCAACGACCCCGACGACTTCACTCACAACTCCTTCGCCGACGCCTTAGAGGAGGCCCGGGACCTCATCGACGAGGACGGCAAGGTTCCAAAGCACCTCCGGAACGCCGTCGAAGGCCACCTCTCGAATTTCAACATCTCCGTCGGGATCACCGACGCCTTCATGGACGCACTGAAAGCCGGTGAGGAGTTCACGTTCACCAACCCCCGGACGGACGAGCCCCACGTCGCCACCGAGCAGACCGAAGAGCTGTACGAGATGTTCGACCTCGGCGAGTACGTCGAGGCCGGCGAGATCCTCTCTGTGCCCGCCGACAAACTGTGGGAGCGGATCGTCGAGGGCGCCCACGAGAACGGCGAACCCGGCGTCATCTATCTCGAACGGGTCAACAAACAGCACAGCTTCGACGTGGACGAACATCCGGATCACCGCATCCTGGCCACGAATCCCTGCGGCGAGCAGCCCCTCGAAGAGTACGAAGCGTGCAACCTCGGTCACATCAACCTCTCGACGCTGGCCGCCGAGGACGCCCCGGACTGGCGAGTCTGGGAGGCCGCCCACGCCGACGAGTACGACACCGAGGCCGAGGCCGTCGAAGCCTTCCTCGAAGACGCGATCGACTGGGCGGAGTTCGACCGCCGCATCGAGATGGGCACCCGCTTCCTAGAGAACGTCGTCACCATGTCGGACTTCCCGGTCGACGAGATCGAGCGGAAAGTCCGGGAGATGCGCAAGATCGGGCTGGGCATCATGGGCCTGGCACAGCTGTACATCCAGCTCGGCATGCGGTACGGCTCGGAGACCTCGAACGAGGTCGCCAGCCAGCTGATGACCCACATCAACCACCACTCCAAGCGGACCTCCCACGAACTCGCCGAAGACCGGGGGTCCTTCGAGGAGTGGGACAGCTCCAAGTTCGCCGACCCGACCGAGTACGCCGAGTGGTTCGAACACCACACCGGCGAGGACGCCGAGGAGTGGGCAGAGGGCTACCCGATCCGGAACCACAACACGACGACCATCGCCCCGACCGGGACGACCTCGATGATCGGCAACACCACAGGCGGCTGTGAGCCGATCTACAACGTCGCCTACTACAAGAACGTCTCCGGCGACGTGCAGGGTGACGAGATGCTCGTCGAGTTCGACGACTACTTCCTCCGGGCGCTGGAGGAGAACGACCTCGACGTTGAAGCGGTCAAACAGGAGGCCCAGGAACAGATGGCCACGAACGAGTTCGACGGTATCGACGGGCTCTCGACGGTCCCCGACGCGATCGGCGAGCTGTTCGTCACGACCGGCGACCTGCCCGCGAAGGGCCACGCCGGCATCCAGGTCGCCTGTCAGCAGGGCGTCGACTCGGCCATCTCGAAGACGGTCAACGCGCCCAACGACTCCACCGTGGCGGACGCCGCCGAGGTGTTCGAGTACATCTACGACCACGGCGGGAAGGGCGTCACCTACTACCGGGACGGTACCCGGTCCAAGCAGGTCCTGACCACGCGCGCCCAGAACACCGAGTTCGCCGACATGGACGCCGAGGAGATCGTCGCCCAGATCGAAGAGGTCTTCGGCGGCATCGAGGGCTTCCTCGACGACGAGGCGGTCCAGGCGGCCATCGACGACTCCGTCGAGTCGCTGCTTGAGACCGCCGACGGCGAGGGCGAGTTCGCCAAGAAGCGTTCGCGGCCGGACGTGCTCCACGGCGTCACCCAGCGCATCGACACCGGCTACGGGAAGCTGTACGTCAATATCAACGAGGACCCCGAGGCCGAGCGGCCGTTCGAACTGTTCGCCAACATCGGCAACTCCGGCGGGTTCACCGCCTCCTTCACCGAGGCCCTGGCGAAGACCATCTCGACGGCGCTGCGTTCGGGCGTGGACCCGCGCGAGATCGCCGACGAACTCCAGGGCATCCGCTCGCCGAAGGTCGCCTGGGACAAAGGCGAACAGATCCAGTCGATCCCCGACGCCATCGGTACCGCCCTCCGGCGGTACCTCGACGGCGAGGTCGACAAGGCCTACCCGCAGCAGGCCACGCTCGAAGAGACCGCAGAAGACGAGGACGATCCGGAACAGCCGACCGCCGACGCCGCCACGGAGACCGACGGCGGTCCCGGCGCGACGGCGACACAGCCGACCGCAGACGCAGGCGCGTCCGGCGACCAGCAGGAGATCATCGACGCCGGCGAGAGCCCGGAGTGTCCCGAATGTAGCTCGCTGTCGCTGTACTACTCGGAAGGCTGCAAGACCTGCGAGTCCTGTGGCTGGTCCGAGTGCTGA